The following are encoded together in the Apis mellifera strain DH4 linkage group LG4, Amel_HAv3.1, whole genome shotgun sequence genome:
- the LOC724511 gene encoding zinc finger protein 665 gives MQLWQHVDSNGKLHYSLLPASNDDAKKPEESLDVPPTLVKMEQDEEQRSDRYDCVHLCEVDFHTCDKCGMKFPAESMLNRHKISHKWNLCRLRGKRWSNGGGHRSKGRSAGKKSRRRYDCTSCDFSCSKMCSLTVHVRKKHGGTAKEDSKSKILCVICDRKCDTRSILSKHMEGHRDGETSYLTCNSCSFSCKRSSTMVSHVVQNHQKLNIEEGNPKKRCKVKCNDEPKKEESKEKTLDSLEDKYDSSGEFECKGELASSVATRATKKQSAKKMAEERCNLCDFKCSKKSTLYSHKRQHKIVEISDVYSCNECVFKTNKKSSLYSHIKRKHKVAKSCANDGQPQLFYCNQCDYKNKNKYELKVHVARKHTDDFKFSCETCGKKFKVKGDLTNHIRFSHKEQPVICDVCGKTCLNSNSLYVHQKFAHYKAKYECQVCKRRMVTQENLNEHMIRQHEKRENVVCEECGKTFSRNSRLKVHMRIHTGDKPYTCTVCNKSFARRTALKQHLLIHTGIRPYVCDICGKAFTQKPGLISHRKSHPGSHPPLPRVLIDHILNEVMNN, from the coding sequence ATGCAACTTTGGCAGCACGTCGACTCCAACGGTAAACTGCACTACTCGTTGTTGCCCGCGTCGAACGACGACGCGAAGAAGCCGGAAGAAAGCTTGGACGTTCCCCCCACCCTCGTCAAAATGGAGCAGGACGAGGAGCAACGGAGCGATCGTTACGATTGCGTCCACTTGTGCGAGGTGGATTTTCACACTTGCGACAAGTGCGGCATGAAGTTTCCCGCGGAGAGCATGTTAAACAGACACAAGATCTCCCACAAGTGGAATCTCTGCCGGCTTCGTGGAAAACGTTGGAGCAACGGGGGTGGTCACCGGTCGAAGGGAAGATCGGCGGGTAAGAAATCGAGGCGGAGATACGATTGCACGTCGTGCGACTTTAGTTGCAGCAAGATGTGCTCGTTGACTGTCCACGTGAGGAAGAAGCACGGAGGCACGGCGAAGGAAGATTCGAAGAGTAAAATCTTGTGCGTGATTTGCGACAGGAAATGCGACACTCGATCTATCCTGAGCAAACACATGGAGGGGCACAGGGACGGGGAAACGAGTTACTTGACGTGCAACAGTTGCAGTTTCTCGTGCAAAAGGAGCAGCACCATGGTCTCTCACGTGGTGCAGAATCATCAGAAGTTGAATATTGAGGAAGGGAACCCGAAGAAGAGGTGCAAGGTGAAATGCAATGATGAACCGAAGAAGGAGGAATCTAAGGAAAAAACCTTAGATTCTTTGGAGGATAAATACGATTCGAGCGGCGAGTTCGAGTGCAAAGGCGAGCTTGCTTCTTCTGTCGCGACTCGAGCGACCAAGAAACAATCGGCGAAGAAGATGGCCGAGGAACGGTGCAATCTCTGCGACTTCAAGTGTTCGAAAAAGAGCACCTTGTACTCGCACAAACGGCAACACAAAATCGTGGAGATCAGCGACGTGTACTCTTGCAACGAATGCGTGTTCAAGACGAACAAAAAGTCGTCTTTGTACTCGCATATAAAGAGGAAGCACAAGGTGGCGAAATCGTGCGCCAACGACGGCCAGCCGCAATTGTTCTACTGCAACCAGTGCGACTACAAGAACAAGAACAAGTACGAATTGAAGGTCCACGTGGCCAGGAAGCACACGGACGACTTCAAGTTCTCGTGCGAGACTTGCGGCAAGAAATTCAAAGTGAAAGGTGATCTCACTAACCACATACGTTTCAGCCACAAGGAGCAACCGGTTATCTGCGACGTTTGCGGGAAAACGTGTTTGAACAGCAACTCTTTGTACGTGCATCAGAAATTCGCCCATTACAAGGCCAAGTACGAGTGCCAGGTGTGCAAGAGGCGGATGGTCACCCAGGAAAATCTGAACGAGCACATGATCAGGCAGCACGAGAAGAGGGAGAACGTGGTCTGCGAGGAGTGCGGGAAAACGTTCTCCAGGAACAGCAGGCTGAAAGTCCACATGAGGATCCACACAGGCGATAAACCGTACACCTGCACCGTATGCAACAAATCGTTCGCCCGTAGAACAGCGTTGAAGCAACACTTGTTAATTCACACTGGGATCAGGCCTTACGTCTGCGACATTTGCGGCAAGGCGTTCACGCAGAAGCCCGGATTGATCAGCCACAGGAAGTCGCATCCCGGCTCTCATCCTCCACTTCCTAGGGTGTTGATCGATCATATACTGAACGAAGTGATGAACAATTGA